CTGCGCGGTCCGGACCTCCAGCGCCCGCCTTTCGAAGAACTTCGCCAGCGGGTTGGGCGTTTTGTAGGCGGCCACCTGGAGGATTCCCTCGTCAATGGCGTACACGACGATCTTTCCCGGCCGGTCGCTTCGATAACGGATGGAATAGGGATCTCCCGGTAGAGCGAGGGCGGGGATGTCCAGGTCCACCTTGGCGGTTCTTCTTTCGAGGCTGACGCTGAAAGGGATGACGCCGTAACTCAGTGGGCTCATGAAGATTTCCGGTGATGCGGTATCTCGGACAAATTCCACGTTCACAAATCCGTTGCCCTCCAGGTCGGCCGGCACTCGAATCCTTTGCACGGTATTGGTGGAGCGCGACTGGAACCACTTGGATGCGTATACGCGCTCGCGCTCCACGGTAATCAGCCCGGCTCCGTTGTACGGCGCCGTGATTTGCATTTCGATCTCGTCTCCCGGCGCGTAGTCGGTTTTGCTGAGCTTGATTTGAAGTTCTGCGTTCCGCTCGAGAGATCGACTCAGGTTTGCTTCCCCGATAACGCTGAATCCGGCCCGCAGGAGTTCGGCTCCCTTTTCGTCCTGAACGAGCAATACAAAGTCGCCCGGTTTTTCGGTGGGCAGGGCGTATTCGAGACCCTCGGCAGCGAGGGCAAGAGTCTCGACCTTTACGGGATTCTCCTTCTGGACGGATTCATATTTGTAAGTTCCATCTCTTTGACGGAGGAGAACGGAAACGTATTGTTGTTCAATCACGCTGCACCGGAGTCCGCGCACGGGGGCCATGGCCAGCTTGGGGTCCACGGCGATGATTCTGAGAGTGCGCTTCGCGTCCCGCTTCACATATTTCAAGTCGCCGTCCGGCTTGTACCCGAGAAGGAAGGGGAGGTCCGAAACGAGGGCGACGTTTTCGGAGGTTACGGCTCGGCCCGCACCGGATTCGTAAGCTTCGGCCACAAAGATCATCCGATAAACGGCCCGGTCGAAACGTTCGAGGTGCAGGTCGAACTCCGTCCGGCCTTCCTCGTCGGTGTGCCACTCTTCCAGCCTCTCCGTAAAGGCCTTCTTCTCGCGGTTCGGATCGTAGAACGTGAAGTCGGCATAGGGGCGGAATGAAGGGTAGCTTGGCGTAAGAGTGATGCTGGCCGCCACGCGCCGGTTGGTGGCCGGCGTCCCGATTAGATTTCGGAGTGAAACGGATACCTTCAGGCCATCGGGTGACACCCATCCTTCTCGTCTCTCGTCCGAGAATCTGGAAACAATCGTCATGCGATCCGGCAGGAACTCCTCGACGCGGACGGGCACCGATGCCAAGAGGCTGGCCGCCCGGTCATCCTTCACGACGTAGGCCCCGATCTGGTATCCGCCCGTCGGGCCGTTTTCCTCCGTTCTGTAGAGGATTTCTTCGAACCCGCTTGGAGACAGTCGGATCCTTTTTCGCTGGACAACAAGTCCACGCGGGTCCGTGATGACGGTTTCAAGGGGAACGCCGCCCAAATCCTGCTTCCAGTCCGGCGGCTTCACAATCAGTCCCACCCGGATCTCATCTCCCGGCCGGTAGATTCCACGGTCCGAGAAGAGGTACGCGAGGAGTCGTCCGGGTTCCGTGGTCTCAAGCCCGCCGACGTCGAAGCGGGAGAAGTTGAGTCGGCGGTCGGCCCAGTCATAGGGCATGAAGGAGAGGTCCGCCGCGTGCGTCGCAACATAGGCCGTGGGAGTCTTCTCCCGGTCAAAATCTTTCAACGACGGAAAGATCGTAGTCCCGTCGGACCCGGTTGTTCCCGAGACCACCGGCAGGCCGTTCTTGCCGATGACTTCCACCTTCGCTCCGGCCACCGGCCCGCCGTCCGCAAAAGACATCAGGAACACCTGACGCGCTCCATCCCTGGCTTCCTTCACCAGCAGCCCCAAGTCCGTGACGAGGACAAGCCGATTGTCCTTGATGCCCGTGGTCTCTTTCTTCTCCTGATCCCAACTTTCAGCTTTCAAAAGGAACAAGCCGCGTCTTGTCTCGGCCTCGCCTGCGAGATACACGGACAAGTCGAGAGCGGTGTACTGTGCCTTTCTCAAATCATTCCTGGCAAACTCGCGAATCTCCACGAAACGCTCCGTGATGTTCTCGGGTCCGAAATTCCAACTGAATCCGGGGTTGTGGAACTCTTTCTGGTAACCGGTGGTCTGGCTCACCAGATGGTTGATCTGGTGCGGTAGGACACGAGCAATCTCGAACCGAATGGCCTCGATGCCGTTGGAGACGATGGAGATCTTTTTCTCACCGCTCATGCTCAAGATGGCCCCGTCATGCATGATCTCCAGAGATTTGGGGAACTCGGGGACCCCGGCCACTTTGTCGAAGGTGTCCGCGAGCACATACCCGCCGTGAGAGCGAAGTCCCTTGTTGATCTTGACATAGAGGTGTCTCCCCGGTTCGGCCTTGAACTTGAAGCTGTGGAGAGTGGCGTGCTCGCGCTCCGTGGGAAGCGCGTCGAGGCCGAGAGGTTCACAGAGATCGAGGACTTCCGGACCGATCATTCCCGCGTCGTACCAATCGTAGTTCTTGACGGCGGATCGTCCTTGAATCGATGGTAGATCGCGCGGGAGGAGGCAGACGTGCAACGTTGTGCGGAGATCTTGGTCCGATACTCCATCGGTCGTCGCAAGAACGAGGATTTGTTCAGGCTCATATTTTTCGTTTCGAACAATGGTCAGCTCGGCGGATTCCACTTTGAAGAAGTCATACATCCCCGGAATTCTTACCTTCGACTCAAGTTCTTTTTGGAATCGAGGCCCCCCTCGCAAGGAACGCACTCCTGCTGCCAAGTGAATCGTCATGTGGGTATCCTTCAGCGCGATACGGACGGGATCGGAGTGGATGTAAGCCTCGCCCTTGAAATCGTCGTAGGTGACTTTGAAGGGGAAGGATTCGCCGCCGATGCCGAGCACGCCTTGGCGTTGGCCTTCCATCCGAAGAACCAAGCGCGGCTCGAACTCCGAAGGATCCACCGGATGGGTAAAGGAAACAGTGGCCACTACCTTCTTGAGGTCCGCATGCTCCGGGTCTTGGTAAAATTCGGCGCGTTCCAGGGCGACCTCAAAAGGCGCCGACTGAAACTTGATTTCGTAGGACTCCGGATGAACATGAGTCGGAAATAAATTCCGGTCGAATCGGACGGAGTACTCTTGACCGACGCCCCACTCCTGTTCCGGATTGAACTTCAGTTCTCGATCGGTTTCCCATACCCACTTTCCCTTGAGGGGCGGCGAAACGAGAAGACCGGCTTTGATTTCCTTGCCCACCTGCTCCAATCGGGCTGCGGAGTCGCTGAACTCGATGGACAGCGGGTCCGGTACGGCCCCTTTCTCCAATCGGGTCGGTCCGGGTGGGGCCGGCGTGGCGACAAGCTTCACCGGTCGAGGCCGGATCCTGAACCAAGCGTAAAGCCCGCCCGCCGATCCTACCGCTAGGGCCAGCACGCCTAGATAAAGCGCCGCTTTACGCTTGTGGGTTCGGACCCAAGTGGGCACATCCCAACGCAACGTTGCGAGAGCCGGAGAAATATGTTCTCGGAATGTCGGCCACCAGGGAGGCGGAGTCCACGAAAGTGTTCCGAGCATTCGCGGCGACCACTTGGAAATGAACTGCCTGATGGAGCGAATAGTGGACCGGACCCTATTCAATCTTGAATTCCAATTTCTTCAACAGTTTCCCGTCGCTTGAGAGGACCTCCACCCTCCAACCACCGGTCCATTCCGGGAGGATTCTCTTCTCGCTCCATGTGCGCCAGGACTTGGCCCCCACAGGTAAGTTCAGTTCAAACCGTTTCTGATCACCGTGGTACCAAACGTGGGTGACTTGAGTTGGGACCTCGGCCCCTTCAATCCGAGTGAAGGCGATAAGCCGGTCAACAGTCGAAGGGAAAGTGCCGGCATCCCCCTTGGGCTCCTTGTTCTCGATGGATGTTGCAATGGCGGCCCTCGTAACGTTCAGCACTTCCGATTGGGCCAGGTTCACACCGAACCAAAAGAGTGAGACCGCCATCCATCCGGTTCTAATTGCGCATCTGTTCATCCCCGCACCTCCTTCGTCGGTAGAATGCAGCCATGCTACCTCCCTCCAAGTCGTGATTCAACCCTTTGTTGCCGATCCCGATTGGGGTGATGGGGCCACCGGGGATCTGTCAAAGACTGAGAGGAGCGACGGGAGACGCTCTACGCGCCTACGGCAGTAAGCGAAATATCCTTGACCCGATCGGGGGGAAGGTCGAGGGCATGTCGGGAGGTGGGGGTGTGAAACGCGGCCGGTTGATAGTTTACGCCTTGGAATCTCAACTAGAATGGAGCAAATCATCTCGTCCAAAAGGCAAAACAGAGGAGTCTACTTGAGCAGAGTCGGGAGAGTCCGGACGAAATCGTCGGCTGAATAGGCCTTCACGCCGGGAGCGAGGACGCGATTGCCGGGAGTTCCCCGGTGAACTAGGATTGGGGCGGTTTCGTAGCGTTTGATACTCCGCGACAGGCGTTGAAGAGGCCCCGCCATTTCCGGCCGCGGAGTGCGCGAAGCTTTTACCTCCAGCAGCGTCAGTTTCCGACCCTCGGAGGGTACTAGAAAATCCACCTCCAGCCCCTGCTGGTCGCGGAAGTAGTACAGCCGGCGATTTCGCCCGGAGTTGAGTTCGTACTTGATGATCTCAGAGGCGATCCATCCCTCGAACAGCGGCCCGAGGAACGGGGATCGCTCCAGCATTTGGGGCGATTCAATCCCCAAGAGGTGACAGGCCAGGCCGGAGTCCGTGAAGTAGATCTTGGGAGACTTGATCAATCGCTTCCCCAGATTTTCATAGTAGGGTGGTACGATGAGGATCTGCATCGTGATTTCGAGGAGGTCCAACCAGTTGGATACCCCAGGCACCGATAGGCCGAGGGGCGCAGCGAGATCGGTTTTGTTCAGGACCTGTCCCGATCGGGTGGCCAGGAGGGAAAGAAATCTGCGGAACGTCGCCAGATCGCGGATGGCGCTGATCGACCGAATATCTCTCTCCAAGTACGTCTGGAGATAAGAGCGGTACCAGATGCCGGGTCGCGACGGGTGTAGGATGACTTCCGGAAATCCGCCTCGGAACAGCGTCGCCTTCGGCGTCTCGCGGGCAGAAAGCGGCAGCAGGTTGAACACGGCCGCTCGGCCGGCGAGCGACTCTGTAACTCCCCGCATCAGAGGAGCCTCCTGCGAGCCGGTGAGCAGCCATGGACCCCGCCGACCCTTTGCAAGATCGATTCGAGTGCGGACGTAGTTCAGCAGCTCAGGTGCATTCTGCACCTCGTCAAGGATAACCGGCGGTTTCAGTTCGTCCACGAATCCCCGCGGGTCGGATCGTACCCGCGCGATGAGATCCGGATCTTCGAGGAGGTGGTAGTCGGCTTTGGGGAAGACCCGGCGAAGCAGAGTGGTCTTGCCGGATCGCCTGGGGCCGGTGACGATGGCGGCGGGGAATCGTCGCGCAGCCGCGACGAGCAGAGGGGTCAGGTCCCGGGTAAAATAGGTCATGTGAGGATTATGAACTGATAGTTTAGAATACTCAAGACACACTAATGGTCCACCGAGGCACGCTCCTCTCTATCCGTTGCGAAGAGGGAGGACAAAAGGGCAGGGCGTCCATCGATTCCCCACGCTGTGTTGATTTCTGACGGGGAGCCTATGCGCGAACGCGGCGGGCGGAGACGGGGATGGCGGTCATGATGTGCTGGCCGCTGGAAGGTTCGATCGCGGCGGAGCCGGAAGGAATCAGCCGGTTCATGTTGGCCTCCGCCAGGCCATGGGGGACTGAAACAACGCCGCTGAGAACGTCCTCGGACGACTCCCAGCGGAGACTCACGGCGCCCGATCCATCCCGCCTCAATTCGATGGGCCGGCCGACCATGAGGCCCAAGGCGGAAACCGTCGAGGGATGAAGCAGGGCCGAGCCGTCTCCGCCACCGGGACCTTCGGATCCGCACCCTCCGCGGCCATCCATGGCGCTCCGGGCACGGCCGGCCGTCCTGGCGCCGTGCCAACTGTTGTACATGAGGGGCCGTCTACGCCCGATCATGCTGAGGGGAATCCACTCGTTTTTCGGCTCGCTCTTGGATTCCTCCACCCGCGGCCGATCCAGCCATTTTCGCAATCGTTCCACTTCAGCCTGAAGGACAGGGGTGAAAAGATGAAGCGTGTGGTCGCCGTGCTGTGAGGCGCGGGAGGGCCGACCCTCATGCGTAGGAGCCGAAACCTTGATCGCCCGGCCACGGCCCTTGCCCTTGCGATCCAGCAGCCGCGAGAGTAGGCCTTGCGCCCGCACAAGCCAGCGGTCGTGGTCCAGACGGGCGAGTCGCCGGTGCAGAAAAGTTTTCACGGGACCGCCAACCTTCATCTCCGCAAGAATTCGATACAGGATTTCCCACTCCGATTTCGACTCCCCCGCCGGCGGCAAGACCGGTTTCGAATAAGAGAGCCACTCCCTGTTCTGGATGACCATCCCGAGTGTCGCGAAATCCGCGCGTTCCAGCCACGTCCGGCCGGGGAGAACGGCATGGGCCATCTCGGCCGTCTGGCTTCGGAACAAATCGATGACCACCAGCAGGTCCAGTGAGCGAAAGGCTTGCCTTAGCCGGGTCTCATCCGGGATCGACCATATCGGGTTGCCTGCAATGACCACGAGGGCGCGAATGCGATCGTCCCCAGACGTGAGGATTTCGTCCGCGAGGATTCCTCCTGGAAGGGAGTCCATGACCGGCACATATCCGCCGATGCGGCTTTTCTGCGTCTGCACGCCGATGCCCAGAATCGGGCCCCATCGACCCATCCGGAGGCCGAGAGGATGGTACAGCCACCCGCCGGGGCGGTCGACGTTGCCCAACGCCAGCATCGCCGCATGGAGAAGCACATAGGCCAGCGAGCCGAACGGACCGAAATTTACGCCGACACTCATGTGCAGGATGGGGGATCGGGCTTTCAAGAAATCCGTCCGAAGGGCTTGGAGCGAATCGCGATCGAGTCCCGTAATGCGTTCCGCCAGCTCCAGCGGCAGGGAAGGAAGGGCATTCTTGAGATCGCCGAGTGAGGGAGTTTCCCGGATGGCCGCGGCCCAGCCCTGCGTGGCAGACAACTCGTGGATCAACCACGTTAGCAACGCGATGTCGGTTCCGGGGCGGATGGGAAGATGGCGGCCGCAGGTGCGGACGCTCTCGGACCGCCGCGGATCGACCCACCACACCCGGCCGCCGCGCTTCTCGATGGCCCGGATTCTCTGCATGGCATCCGGGAGAAACATGAAGCTCCCTTTGCTGACCATCGGATTCATACCGATAATGACCGCCAGGTCGCACGAGTCCAGATCCGGGATCGGATGGATGGCGCCATGACCGTAGATTTCGCCCGCGGCCCAGAATTTGTTGTTGCAATCCTGTGGGCCGGAGGTGAACGAGTTCCGCGTGCCGAGGGCCTTGGTGAATGCCGCCGTTGCAAGCAAGGTCATGAGACCGAACCCGGCGGGCTCGCCCATGTACATGCCGATGCTGTGGGGGCCGTGCTCCCTATGAATACGGCCCAACGTCGCCCCGATGTGGTCAAAGGCCTTCTCCCATGAGGTGGGAGCGAGTGCCCCGTCCGAATCCCGGAGAAGGGGTTGCAGAAGTCTGGAAGGATGCCTGGCCGTTCCGAGGAATTGAGTGCCCTGCGCACAGGCAAATCCATGGGTGCCTGGATGCTCCTTGTCCGGCCGCAGGCCGACGGGATTTCCAGCGGAGTCCCGAACAACAACGAGTCCGCATCCCGGCTCGCAGATTCTGCAAAACGTGTGGGGAACCGGGCCGCTCCCTCTTCCGTTGGCCGAATCAACCATGCTTCGGGAACACTACGATTACCCGCCGGCGATGTAAAGATGAGTCGCCGGGGAGGCGCACTCCCTGCCGGAAGGTTCTATCCGCCTTCAGCCGTGAAGCCGAGGTCTTTTCCCGGTTCGGGAGGCAGGTTCAGAATGTCCCGAGGGAAGAGATCCACGATGAAGTTCACGATGTCTTTCACCGAAACCACGCCGACCGGCCGATTATCCTTATCCACGATCGGAACGTGCCGGAAACCGCCTACGCTCATCTTGTTGAGGGCAAACACGATGGGATCGTCGAGTCCCAGGGTCTCCGGGGCACGAGTCATCACGGTCTCCACTCGGGTTCGGTGCTGATCCAACTTCGTCGCCGCGATCTTTAGCAAGACATCCCGCTCGCTGAAAATCCCGGTCAACCGTCCGTCATCCACCACCAAGACACAGCCCGTGTTCCGGTCCTTCATCTTCGCGACCGCCTCCTCGACCCGTGCGCCCACTTCGACGCAGACCGGTGTTCGAGGCTTGAGCGTGCGAATGGCTTTCTCGGTAATGGCTTGCTCGATGGCGGGACGGTCTTCCTCCCGCCGGAGTTGACTCTGCACTTCGAGATCCTCGTCGACAAACTGTTCCAGCGACATAACCCACCTCCCCTATGAATCCAGTGTCGTCCCGGATGGCCCGACCTGTCAAGGAGCGGAAACCTGAAAATTCGCAGTTGAAAATCGGTCCGTAGTCGCCCCGTGGTGTTTGTGTTAGGATGGGTTGGGCAAATGAACGTCAAGAACCCCAAGATGTCCAGTCGCACGATGGCCTTTTGGCTCGTGCTCATTGTGCTCGGCCTCCTCGGCTACCAGATCGTCACCCTGGCACGCCGGATCGACAAGGAAATCGACTACACCGATTTCCTCACGCAAGTCCACGCCGGCCTCGTCAAAGAGGTGGTCATCCGCGGCCACGAGGTCCAGGGAGTGACGCGCGACAACGGGAGCATCTTCCGGACGTTCGTGCCCGATGATCCCTCCATGATCGATCTGCTCAAGACCAAGAGCGTCATCATCAAGGTCAAACCGGAGGAGCGGGAAAACTGGTTCTCTGGATTGCTGCTTTCATGGCTGCCGATCCTGTTCGTGGTCGGTCTCTGGTTCTTCTTCATGCGACAGGTCCAGATCGGTGGTGGAAAGGCCATGTCGTTCGGCAAAAGCCGCGCGCGACTCATCGCCGACACCCAGAAAAAGGTGACGTTCTCCGATGTGGCGGGAATCGACGAGGCCAAGACCGAGTTGGAAGAAATCATTCAATTCCTGAAGGACCCGAAGAAGTTTACACGGCTCGGCGGCCGGATTCCGAAAGGGGTTCTGCTCGTCGGCTCGCCGGGAACCGGGAAGACCCTTTTGGCCCGGGCCATCGCAGGCGAGGCGGGCGTGCCGTTCTTCAGCATCTCCGGCTCGGACTTCGTGGAAATGTTCGTGGGCGTCGGAGCGTCGCGGGTGCGCGATCTTTTCCAGCAGGGAAAGAAAAACGCGCCCTGCATCATCTTTATTGATGAAATCGACGCCGTGGGGCGCCACCGGGGAGCCGGGCTCGGCGGAGGGCATGACGAACGTGAGCAAACGTTGAATCAGCTCCTTGTGGAAATGGACGGATTCGAATCGAATGACGGCGTGATCCTGATCTCTGCGACGAATCGGCCGGACGTGCTCGATCCCGCACTCCTGCGCCCGGGCCGTTTCGACCGGCGCGTGGTGGTGGCGCGACCGGATTTGAAAGGACGGTTGGCGATTCTCAAGGTGCATTCGCGGAACAAACCGTTGTCGCCCTCGCTCGACTTGGAGAAAATCGCGCGCGGCACGCCCGGATTTTCAGGCGCGGACCTGGAGAATCTTGTCAATGAAGCGGCACTCACGGCGGCCCAGCATAACAAGGCCGCGATTGAGTTGGAGGATTTCGAGAAGTCCAAGGACAAAGTGATGATGGGCGTGGAACGGCGGAGCATGATCATCAGCGATGTCGAGAAGAAGAACACGGCGTATCACGAGGCGGGTCATGCGCTGGTGGCCAAGCTTCTTCCGAACGCGGATCCCGTCTACAAGGTCACGATCATCCCCCGCGGGATGGCTCTCGGGGCGACGCAGCAACTCCCGATGGATGATCGCTACACGTACACCCAGGATTACCTGGAGGACACGATCACCACCCTCCTCGGTGGACGTTCGGCTGAAGAGGTGGCGCTTGGCCACGTCACCACCGGGGCGGGAAACGATCTTGAGAGGGCGACGGATGTGGCCCGCAAAATGGTAACGCAGTGGGGGATGAGCCGAAAAGTGGGGCCGCTGACGTACGGCCTGCGCGACCAGGAGGTGTTCCTCGGCCGCGATTTCCTGCGCCAGAAGGAGTACAGCGAACAGACGGCGATGGAGATCGACGCGGAAGTTAGGCGGATCGTGGGCGAAGGATACGAGCGAGCCAAGGCCCTGCTGGCGGAGAATCTGGAAAAACTGCATGCTTTGGCCAAGGCGCTGCTGGAAAAAGAAGTCATCGATTCCGAGGAACTGGAAACGATCGTTCATGGGGTTGCTGCCGCGGTCGCCCCAGCAGCCGTGGACGGAGGGGGAGCCGTGACCGTTGTAGCCAAGTCTTCCGTTTAGGAGAGGGTCCCGGTCCGGCCGGATTCATGGGTTGATGGATTCCGCAGGGGAATCCATGAACGTATGAATCGGGCGAGTACGGCGCTGAAGCATTGGGGACAAACCTACCGGCCTACGCACCATGCGATAGCGCCGCTGGAGTGGGGGAAGTGGCGGTTTTCCTTCGAGCGAACGGTGCCCTACATCATGGGCATCCTCAATGTGACCCCCGACTCCTTTTCGGACGGCGGCCTCTACGCGGATGTGGACCAGGCGGTTGAGCATGGTCTCCGAATGGAAGAGGAGGGAGCGGACCTCCTCGACGTTGGCGGCGAGTCTACAAGGCCCGGCTCCGAGCGCATCCCAGCCGAGGAGGAGATGCGGCGAATTCTTCCTGCCATCGAGCGGCTGGCCGGTCGACTGCGCATCCCCCTCTCAGTGGATACCTTCAAGCCTGAAGTGGCCCGCGAGGCTCTGCGATGCGGCGCCTCCTTGGTGAATTGCGTCGGGGCGTTCGACATGGGCGCGGACATGCCGAAGGTCGTGGCCGAGGCCGACGTTCCGGTCATCCTCATGCACATGCAGGGCACCCCGGAAACCATGCAGCGAAGCCCTTCGTACCGGGACGTTGTTGAGGATATCCGAACGACTCTCCTCCGCGCGGCCGGAAGGGCCCAGGCGGCGGGTGTGCCCTCGAGCCGGGTAGTGATTGACCCGGGCATCGGCTTCGGAAAGACGCAGGATCACAATCTCGATATTGTCCGACGGACATCGGCGTTTTCTTCGTTGGGCTTCCCCGTCCTCGTGGGGCCTTCGCGCAAGAGTTTCATCGGGAACGTAGTGGGGAAGGACGTTCAAGACCGGGACGACGGCACGCTGGCGGTGGTGGCGTGGGCTGCGCTCCAGGGCGTTCAATTCGTGAGAGTTCACGATGTGCGGCGGACGCGCAATGTGCTGAAAATGATGGAGGCCTTGATTCATGGCGCCGACTGATTTGTGGGCATGGATGAAAGACCATCTGGTCGATGCGCTCGACATCTACATCATCGCCTATCTCATCTATCGCATCATCCTCATGCTTCGGGGTACGCGCGCGGTGCGGATTCTGTTCGGCCTCGTCGTCATGATTCTTTCCTACTTCATCTCGCAGCGGCTTGGACTCGTTGCCACGAGCTGGTTGCTGGGTAATTTTCTTCTGTACGCCGTGCTGATCGTGGTGATCATTTTTCAGAACGAAATCCGGCGCGCCCTGTGGGAGTTCGGACGTACACCCCACTGGTTCGATGTCGGCTCTCGAAGCGGAGTGCAGGAGTTGGAGGAAATCATTCAGGGAGTTCACCAACTGGCCTCACGGCGCGTGGGCGCGCTGGTGGCCATCGAGCGAAGCGTGGGCCTCCGGGATTATGTCGAGGCGGCGACCACCGTGGATGCCAAAGTCAGCAAGGAACTGCTGGCGTCCATTTTCCATCCGACCTCGCCGCTGCATGACGGCGCGGTGATCGTGCAAAAACGCCGTCTGGCTGCGGCAGGATGCCTGCTTCCGTTGAGTCATGCGGCGGATCTGGATCCGGTCCTGGGCACCCGACATCGCGCGGCGTTGGGCTTGGCGGAGGAGACGGACGCGATCGTAGTGGTGGTGTCGGAGGAGACGGGTACAGTGTCATTGGCCGTGGATGGGGAACTGAGGCGGAATCTGGAAGCGGGGCGACTGCGAGATGATCTGTACCGGCTGCTCACCGAACCCGTGAAGAAGCCTGTCAAAGTGCGGTCGCCGGAGGAGTCGAAGGAACGGGCGGGTTCGGCCGAATCGGGACCGCTGGCCGCAAGAACGGAGGAGTCGGAAATATAGTGGGACGGGTCCGTAGGTTCTTCCTGGGCAATCTGACCGAGAAACTGGTGGCGTTGGCGCTGGCGCTTCTGGTCTATGGCTTTGTATTCGGGCAAAGCCCCGTCGAGCAGACGGTCCGCGTGCCGATACAACTGGAAAATTTGCCGCCGAAGTTCATCGTGTCCAAACTGGCGGTCCATAACGTGGATTTGCGGCTCAGCGCTCCCAAGACGCTCTTGGTCGGCCTGGAGGAGAGGAACCTCCGCGCGAACATAGACCTTTCAAAGTCAGCCACCGGTTTCCAGACCTACCTGTTTTCGCAAAAGAACTTCAGCGTGCCGCGGGGGATCAAGCTGGATAGCATTTCGCCTCCGGAGATCAGTTTTTTCGTGGATGAGCTGACCTCCAAGGTCGTCCCGGTTGCGCCCAACTTCACGAATCGGCTTCCGGAAGGGTACGAACTGGAATCGGCGGAAGTCACACCGAAGGAGATCGAGATCTACGGGGCGAAGCAGGAGGTGTCGCAGACCGACGAGATCCCGACACAGCCCATTGATCTTTCGACCTTGCGGGAGGATGCACAGCTTTCGGTGAATCCTGAACTCATCTCCCCCGACGTGAAAATGAGCTTCGGCGGCCGCGTCCAGGTCAGCCTGAGGATCCGGAAGAATTAGTCGGTTCAGTAGCCCGGCAAGTTCATGGGCTGGATCTACAGGGTCGGTCGTTGTGCCTCCCACGGCTTTGAGCACTGAGTCTGTTTGTCTCATGGGGTTTCCGGCTTTGGAATTGAAGGATAACTCCATGCGGGTAGTCGTGATTCCGGAATGGGGGGGGAAGATCGCGTCGCTCGTGGATCTCCGGAGGGGGCAGGAGTGGCTGTACACGAATCCGAATATCAAGCCAAGGCGTCCGGAATACGGGGCGAGCTACGTGCAGGATTTCGACATCGGCGGGTTTGACGAGTGCTTCCCCACCGTGGGGGCCTGCAACTATCCATCCGGCCCATGGAAGGGGGTTCCGATTCCGGATCATGGAGAGGTTTGGTCGTCGCCCTGGGAGTCGGCTCCTGCCGAGGGGGGGGTGCGGCTTGCCGTGAAGGGGCGGGCTCTTCCGTACAAACTTGAAAAATCCATTCGCCTTCTGGGCGATGGCAGGGTCCGAATGGAATATCGTGCGGAGAATCTCTCCTCCGATCCGATGCCGTTTGTTTGGAGCAGTCACCCCCTGCTTAATATCAAGCCTGGAATGACGCTTTCTGTTCCGGCCCGGTTCATGCGCGTAGACTCCGCTCCGGCATTTCCGGCCAAGTCGGGAGACACCCTCTCATGGCCTCGGTTCGAAGGTCTGGACCTGGGCCTCATAGCTGAGCGGGAAGCCGGGATGGCGGTCAAGCTGTACAGTCAATCGCTTGAAGAGGGATGGGCCGAACTGTCCGATCCCAACGACGGTGCGTCGATTCGGTTTGAGTTCGATCCCGGACAGGTCACACACGTTGGGTTATGGCTGAACTATGGTGGCTGGGCCGGCGTGCCCGGCGCCGCTCCCTATTTCAATCTCGGACTTGAGCCGTGCATCGGCGATAGTGACTCGCTGGAGGCGTCGGTGGCCCGATCAGGTGCGCACGCAGTTCTACCTCCTAGGGGAACTCGCGAATGGTGGATC
This genomic stretch from Nitrospirota bacterium harbors:
- a CDS encoding alpha-2-macroglobulin family protein — translated: MLALAVGSAGGLYAWFRIRPRPVKLVATPAPPGPTRLEKGAVPDPLSIEFSDSAARLEQVGKEIKAGLLVSPPLKGKWVWETDRELKFNPEQEWGVGQEYSVRFDRNLFPTHVHPESYEIKFQSAPFEVALERAEFYQDPEHADLKKVVATVSFTHPVDPSEFEPRLVLRMEGQRQGVLGIGGESFPFKVTYDDFKGEAYIHSDPVRIALKDTHMTIHLAAGVRSLRGGPRFQKELESKVRIPGMYDFFKVESAELTIVRNEKYEPEQILVLATTDGVSDQDLRTTLHVCLLPRDLPSIQGRSAVKNYDWYDAGMIGPEVLDLCEPLGLDALPTEREHATLHSFKFKAEPGRHLYVKINKGLRSHGGYVLADTFDKVAGVPEFPKSLEIMHDGAILSMSGEKKISIVSNGIEAIRFEIARVLPHQINHLVSQTTGYQKEFHNPGFSWNFGPENITERFVEIREFARNDLRKAQYTALDLSVYLAGEAETRRGLFLLKAESWDQEKKETTGIKDNRLVLVTDLGLLVKEARDGARQVFLMSFADGGPVAGAKVEVIGKNGLPVVSGTTGSDGTTIFPSLKDFDREKTPTAYVATHAADLSFMPYDWADRRLNFSRFDVGGLETTEPGRLLAYLFSDRGIYRPGDEIRVGLIVKPPDWKQDLGGVPLETVITDPRGLVVQRKRIRLSPSGFEEILYRTEENGPTGGYQIGAYVVKDDRAASLLASVPVRVEEFLPDRMTIVSRFSDERREGWVSPDGLKVSVSLRNLIGTPATNRRVAASITLTPSYPSFRPYADFTFYDPNREKKAFTERLEEWHTDEEGRTEFDLHLERFDRAVYRMIFVAEAYESGAGRAVTSENVALVSDLPFLLGYKPDGDLKYVKRDAKRTLRIIAVDPKLAMAPVRGLRCSVIEQQYVSVLLRQRDGTYKYESVQKENPVKVETLALAAEGLEYALPTEKPGDFVLLVQDEKGAELLRAGFSVIGEANLSRSLERNAELQIKLSKTDYAPGDEIEMQITAPYNGAGLITVERERVYASKWFQSRSTNTVQRIRVPADLEGNGFVNVEFVRDTASPEIFMSPLSYGVIPFSVSLERRTAKVDLDIPALALPGDPYSIRYRSDRPGKIVVYAIDEGILQVAAYKTPNPLAKFFERRALEVRTAQTVDLILPEFRHLKSLFSPGGDEYALGSNLNPFKRKRQKPVAYWSGMVDTDSQWRELVYPMPDYFNGTVRVMAVAVFADAIGVAERKGLVRGPFVVDPNIPTFASPGDEFEASVVVHNNAEGSGPDAGIEVEAKASHHLELLGPTRQTLKIAEGREGVAAFRVRAKDVLGSGNLSFISSWKEQRSTATVDLSIRPPAPLVTTVAGGHIRGGQAEVTVSRRLYPDFRVLEVSASTLPLGLANGLLGYLQKFPYGCTEQLVSQAFPSIVLRQYPEFGYKPGEIETRMADTLRILRARQNAEGAFGFWAANSHVSPFQSVYAMHFLSEAREGGLSVPEDLLKRGLNYLRYLSGKDVDALSEARVRAYSLYVLTRNSEITTGTLDALRTWLDKNLPGKWEKDLTGVYLAAVYKLLRLDRQANALISPSRLGDPQEEDYDEYYDTLTRDAVYLYIVSKHFPEQLHAIGGDELLHIIDPIVGGRFNTTSSAYSILALHGYAGVTGRPKGNDVTVSEILTTGASQPLVLSGGSFPRSAYSEKAVKVRIKNSGDWILFYQVSQSGFDLAAPAQELKQKMEVFREFEIAKGSIPVVGSHVSVHLRMRALDGMNHSDVAVVDLLPGGFEVVMDPEEGEKGNVRIAASGSSWRPDHADVREDRVILFGAIGEKTREFVYQIRPVNKGKYAVPPPFAEAMYDRSVQARGLGGTIEVAGPVESAH
- a CDS encoding DUF2914 domain-containing protein gives rise to the protein MNRCAIRTGWMAVSLFWFGVNLAQSEVLNVTRAAIATSIENKEPKGDAGTFPSTVDRLIAFTRIEGAEVPTQVTHVWYHGDQKRFELNLPVGAKSWRTWSEKRILPEWTGGWRVEVLSSDGKLLKKLEFKIE